TGCGGGCGCCTCCGGCTTCGAGGCGCCGTCCCGCGCGGGCGCGCACGACGGGCGTGCCGCGTTTCTCGGCTATCGCCTCAAGCGTCTTGAAGCGCTCGCTCCACGCGCCCCACGGAAGCCAGAGCTCGCCCACGCGGAAATTTTCCAACACGCGCTCGGCGCCGTAGACGTGGTCGGCGCGCGGAGCGGTGACGACGAGCCAGTCGAGGCGGCGGACGCCGCGCCGCCACAGGAAGGGCGAGACGACGTTCTCGCCCACGTCGAAGCGCCGCCCCGAGACGCCGCCCCCGTCCACGAGCATGGCCGCGCGCCCCGGCAGCTCGAGGAGCACGGACTGGCCCTGCCCCACGTCGAGCATCGTCGCCTCGGCGTTTGAGCGGGACGGCGGGAACCAGGGCGGCGTCACCACGAGCAGGCAGGAAATCGCCCAGGCCGCCCAGACGCCCGCCCCGACAAAGCCGGGGCCCGCCCCGGCGATCCAGGCGGGGCGCAACGGAGAAAGGCGCGCGGCGCCCGAAAAGCGGAGCGCGAGCGCTCCGGCGGCGAAGAGCGCGTAGTAGGCCGCCGTGAGCCAGCCCGAGGGGGCCGGCAGGCGGTAGAACGAGAGCGCCGACGCCACCGGGGCGTCGCTCGCCCACTCCACCGGCCAGAGCATCAGGGCGAGGACGGCGCGCAGGACGGCCTCGAGCGGAAGGGCAAAAAGCTCGCTTCCGGGGGCGACGACGAGAAAAACCGCGAGGGCCTGCATGAGAAACCCCATGAGGGGCACGACCCAGAAATTGAGGAGGAGGCCGACGGGAGAGACGCGGTGAAAGCTCTCCAGGATAAGCGGCATGGTCACCGCCTGCGCCGCAAGCGACACGGCGGCCAGGAACTCCAACCGCAGCGGAAGCGCCGGAAGGCGCTGCGCAAGGGGGAAGGCGAGCAGCATGATGGAAAGCGTGGCGCCAAAGGTGAGCTGGAAGCCGAGGTCGAAGAGGTCCCGGGGGCGCCAGACGAGCAGGATGAGCGCGGCCGCGCCGAGCACATTGACGGGGACGACGCGGCGGTGGAAGAACCGCGCGGCGAAATAGACCGACGTCATGACCGCCGCGCGCAGGATCGAGGCGCGCACGTCCGCGAGCGCCGCGAACGAGACGAGCGCCCCGATGGCCGCGAGCGCCGCGACGCGGTGCCCCAGGGCCAGGGAGCGCGCGAGGAAAAAGACGCCGAAGCCCAGGATGCCCATGTGGAGGCCCGAGATGGCGAGCACGTGGAAGGTGCCGGTCTCCTTGAAGCGCCGGCTGTCGCCGGGGTCGAGGTGGGCACGGTTTCCCGTGGCGAGCGCGAGTAGAATCCCGCCCTGGCGGTCGAAGAGGGTCTTCTTCCCGGGGAAATGGCGCACGAGCGCGCCCTCGACGGCGCGCCGCGTTCTCCCCACGGCGCGGTCGAGGGGGCCCGCGCCAGAGCGCTTCTCGACGACGCGGGGGACGCGCGTGTTGGCCACGAGCTCGACGCCCCGGCGGCGCAGGAACTCGCCGTAGTCGAAGCCCCCCTCGTTGCGGTAGGTGCGGGGAAAGTTAAGGGTGGTCTTGAGCCGCAGCCGGTCGCCGCGTCCGAACGGCAGGCTCCGCCGGAGCCGCCATGGCGGCCCCTGCACGCGCACCCGCACGCTCCCCTCGAGGGGCCCGTAGACCCTGACCACGTTGCGCCCGGAGTCGTAGTACGCAAGATTCTCCGCCGCCACCTCCAGATAGGTGCCGAACGCCGCGTGGACGGGCGCCGCCTCGAGCACCCCCTCGAGCGTCACGGTGACGCCGAGCAATTTTTCCTCCTCCGCGAGCGAGGCGATGCTCCGGGGGGAGGGCCGCGCGGAAAAGGAGGCCCACGCCGAGGAGAGGAACACGAACGCGACCGCCGCGGCCGACAGCGAGAGGAATTTCCTCCCCGCGCGGTGGGCGGCGAAGGCGCCGAGCGCGAGGAGCACGGCCCCCGACGCCGCCCCCTCAAGCGACGGAGAAAAGCCCGCCCGCTCGGCGAGAATCCCTCCCACCCAAGCCGCACTCACGAACGCCAGGGGCGCGCGCCGGAATTTCTCCAGCCATGCGGTGGAATCGGGAGGCATCGCCGCGACAGGATAGCATGCAAATCAGAAATGACCGATGACAGATTACAGATGACCGATGACTAATGACCAATAGGGTTCAGGGGTTCGGGGGCTTACCCGCCAAGATCGTTAGGGCGGGCCGGCAACCCAGACTAAGAGTCTGGGCAAGCTCCGGCAAAAGCGGCAATTCCGGCAAAAGCGGCAATTCCGGCAAAAACGGCAAAATCCTTGACGAATCGCGGAAACGGCACCATGTTGCAAGGGATGAGACCGGAAACCAGTATACGTCCCCACATGCGTCATCCCGACCGAAGCGGCGCTGGAGCGGGAGTGGATGCGGTGCTACGCCCTCCTGGAGCAGCGACGGCAGCAACGGGAAAGCGACGATCCCCCGCCGCTCCACAGCATCCTGCGCATGGGGTGAATCCCGGAAAAAAGGGCGATTCTACGAAACGAAGCCACTAAGTGGCGTCAACAAAGGGTTTTTTAATTGGCCCTAGGAACAAAGCCACTAAGTCGCGTGGATAAAGGATTTTTTTGAGACTCGAACAAAGCCGCTATGTGCTTATGAATAAAGGATTTTTTAATCTTGACTGTCACCAGACAAGTTTTGAGCCCGGGGAGGAAACCGAGGAACGGCTTATTGGCTCTTTGACAATTTCATAGGCGGCGCCTTTCGCCAGCTCGACCGCGCGAAAAAAAGGGAAGTGGTCAAGCCGCACGACCGATTAGTACCGCTCGGCTGAACGCGTCACCACGCTTACACCTGCGGCCTATCAACCTCGTCATCTCCGAGGGGTCTTAAGGGACCTTAACGGTCCGGGAAAGCTCATCTTGAGGGGGGCTTCACACTTAGATGCCTTCAGCGTTTATCCCTTCCGTACTTAGCTACCCTGCGACTGCCCCAGGCGGGACAGCAGGAACACCAGCGGTACGTCCATCCCGGTCCTCTCGTACTAGGGACAGCTCCTCTCAGCTTTCCTGCGCTCGTTGTAGATAGGGACCGAACTGTCTCACGACGTTCTGAACCCAGCTCACGTACCACTTTAATCGGCGAACAGNNNNNNNNNNNNNNNNNNNNNNNNNNNNNNNNNNNNNNNNNNNNNNNNNNNNNNNNNNNNNNNNNNNNNNNNNNNNNNNNNNNNNNNNNNNNNNNNNNNNAACTGACAGCGCGGTGCCTGCGTGCTCAGACACGACCGTTCCGGGCACGACGGTGACGGTGAATCCGCTGCCGACGCCCGTCATCTTGGAAACCTGCGGAGTTCCGAACTCGACGCTGGATGCCGGCGCGGGCTACGCGAGCTACTCGTGGACCTCGGTGCCTCCGGGCGAGCCCGGCGATGGAGCGACGACGCAGACTGTCCAGGTGCCGTGCAATTCGACGGGCAGCTACACCGTGACGGTGGAGGACGGCAACAACTGCTTCGGGACGTCGCCTGCAGAGGATGTCACGAACTGCACGTGTCCCTGCATCACGAGCGCGACGGCAACGGCGCTCGGGCCGACAACGTTCTGCGAGGGCGGCTCTGTGGACCTGGTGGCCACGCCGGACGACGGCCTCGGACCGTTCACGTACCTGTGGAGTCCGGGCGGCGAGACGACGCAGACGGTCACGGTGGGTGTGGCCGATACCTACTTCTGCGACGTGACGGACACCGATCCGGGCTGCGGCAACACGGTGACGAGCAACTCGATCGTGGTGACGGTGAATCCGCTGCCGACGCCTGTTATCACGGAGACCTGCGCGGCTCCGCTGGATTCGACGCTGGATGCCGGCGCGGGCTACGTGAGCTATTCGTGGAGCACGACGCCTCCTGGCGGGCCCGGCGACGGGGCGACGACGCAGACTATCCAGGTGCCGTGCGATACGACGGAGACCTACACGGTGACGGTTGAGGACGGCAACAACTGCTTCGGAACGTCGCCCTCTGAGGCGGTGTGTGGGTGCGGCGCGGCGCCGCCGGATGAGCCGTCGGATGCACCACCATATCTGAAGATAGCGAATGCAGCGGGAACGCAGGTGGACGTGGAAGATGAGAGCGGCAGCGGAGCAACCGCCTACGTGGTGTATGAGAACCCGATAGGGACGTTCTACGGGACGCCCGGACAGAGCGGGTGCCTGGTACCGATCGGGGCTGGGGCAGAACCCGGGACGGTGCGACTGAATTACGATATGGGAGCGCCGGATGTGTGGATCGTGGTGACGGCGGCGAACGCGGCGGGCGAGTCGAGCGCCGGACGTTCATGGGATTCGGCCGCAGGCTACGTGGAGCGGAGAGACGCCGGTTGGCCGCCTGAAGTGAACTGCCCGTAGGGCTTAACCTTCTTTGCAACCCGCCGCTTAGGGGCCTCCCCAGGGGAGGGGAGGTCCCCTTTTTTTGGGCTTACTCCCCCTTTCTTCCCTTTCCCTCGAGGGAGCGGTGCGGCCTTGCGGCCCGGTTTACTCCATCTCCGTCAGGTCTACCACGCTCGGGGCCATCTTGCGCAGCGTCCGCATCCCCACGCGCTGCCAGGCGATGGCCTTGCTGTAGACGATGTGCAGCATGTAGTGCAGGTCGGGCGGGGCGCCCTGAATCAGCTTGACCCACTTCATGAACATGAGGATGCCCGAGGAATTGAGGTAGGAGAGCTTGGTGAGGTTGAGGCACACCTCGGAGGCACCATGCTCGAGCGCTTCCCGGTGAACCTTTTCCACGTAGGGGAAGAAAATTTTCGAGGGGTTCTCCATCGAGATCTCGCCGACGAACTCGAGTTCGATCCCCTTGTCCGTGCTCTTGGGGAGAATCTTGACGCCCGGGTGAAGGAGCGGCGAGACGTCGTACCAGGTCATGCGCCCTGCTGCGCCTCTTTCGCTTCGAGGTATCGCTCGGCCTCTATGGCGGCCATGCAGCCCGTGCCGGCCGCGGTGACGGCCTGCCGGAACACGTGGTCCTGGACGTCCCCGCAGGCGTAGACGCCCTCGACGTTCGTCGCGGTCGAGTCGGGCCTCGTGACGAGGTAGCCTTTGGCGTCCATCTCGAGCTGCCCCTTGAAGATGTCGGTGTTCGGCGCGTGGCCGACGGCGACGAACACCCCCCCGCAGGAGACTTCCGTCGTCTCCTTCGTTTTCTTGTTACTCAGGCGGACGCCGGTCACCCGCTTTCCGTCCCCCAGGATTTCCCGCACTTCGGAATCCCAGACGAAGTCGATCTTGTCGTTCTTGAAGGCGCGGTCCTGCATAATTTTACTCGCCCTCAGCCGGTCTCGCCGGTGCACGACCGTGACCTTGGACGCGAACCGGGTGAGAAAAAGCGCCTCCTCCAGCGCCGAGTCGCCCCCGCCCACGACGATTAATTCCCGGCCCTTGAAGAAGGCCCCGTCGCACGTTGCGCAGCTCGAGACGCCCCGGCCCCGGTACTTCGCCTCCGACTCGAGCCCGAGCCACCTGGTGGAGGCGCCGGAGGCGACGATGAGCGTCTTCGCGCGGAGCGCCCGGCCGCCGTCCGTGGCGACCTCGAAGGGCTGCGCGCCGAGCTCCACGGCCTCGACGCGGTCCGTCAGGAATTCCGTGCCGAAGCGCTCGGCCTGCCTCGTCATGAGGTTCATGAGCTCGGGGCCGAGAATTCCCTCCGGAAAGCCGGGAAAATTCTCCACGTCGGTAGTTATCATGAGCTGGCCGCCGGGCTCGTTCCCGTGGACCACGACCGGCTCCAGGCTGGCGCGTGAGGTGTACACGGCGGCGGTCAGTCCGGCCGGGCCGGAGCCGATGATGACGACGTTCCTCGCGTTTTCCGCCATGGGCTCAGTGCTTTCCCGTTAGGTATGATCAGGTATGAGTCGAGAAACTATTATACATTAAAAACGAAAGCCGGGCTTTACCGCCCGCCAGCAATCGGCCCCTTCGCGCCGGGGATTAAAAAAGAAGGAAGCGCGGCGGGAGGGCTAGCACTTACCATGCTTAGGCACCGCGCTTCCAGGATTTCCTTTATAGCACGAATTCCGGCATTGTCAAGGGGAAAGGGAAAAGAATATGGGGTATAGTGCCATCCGCCATCTACCAACTGCTAGCTCCTTGCTGCCTCAAATTCTGCTACAATGAAAAGGGCGTAGAACATAGAACGATAGGACGATAGAAGGATAGTGAGCTTGAAATCCCGCCGATTTATCGTTTTCCTCGCGGTGGCCGTGGTAGTTCTGGCGGTGGCGGTGGCGGTGGCGGTCGCGGTGTGGCGGCCGTGGCGCTCGCCCGCCGGCTCACCGGCCGACGCCTCGGCTGAAAGCCGGTCCCCGGAGAGGCGGAACCTTATCCTCGTCACGCTCGACACCACGCGCGCCGACCGCTTGGGGTGCTACGGCTACGAGAGGGGGGAGACGCCCGCCCTGGACCGCCTCGCGGAGCAGGGGGTCACCTTCGACGCGGCCTACGCCCCCACGCCCATCACGCTTCCCTCCCACGCCACGCTGCTCACGGGCCTTTACCCCGTCTTTCACGGCGTCCACAACAACGGCAGCTACGAGCTTCTCAAGGGGTACCGCACGCTCGCGGAGATCTTTCGCGAGAACGGGTGGCGGACCGGCGCGTTCATCTCGGCCTTCGTGCTCCATTCGCGCTACGGCATGGCGCAGGGCTTCGAGGCGTTCGGCGACAACCTCCTGAACGGCTACCCGAAGATCAACTCCCTGGAGATCCGGAGCCGCTCGGCGCAGAAGACCCTGGACGAGGCTTTCCTTTGGCTCAAGGACGTGCGCAAGGAGAGGTTCTTTCTCTGGATTCACTTTTTCGACCCCCACCGCCCCTACCGCGCCCCGGCCCAGTTCGAGAAAAAATTTTCGAGGGATCCCTACGACGGGCAGATTGCCTACATGGATAGCGTCATCGGGGAGATGCTCGCGCGCCTTGAGCGCTGGCGGATTCTCCGGGACACGCTCGTGGTCGCCGTCGGCGACCACGGCGAGAGCCTCGGCGAGCACAAAGAGGGAAGCCACGCCTTCTTCATCTATAACGCCACGATGCTGGTACCGCTCATCTTCTCGCAGCCGGGCGTCCTGCCTTCGGGAAAGCGCTTCGCGCAGTCGATGAGCCTGACGGACGTCGCGCCCACGCTCCTCGAGTACTTCGACATTACCCCTTCGGGCAAGATGCAGGGGGAGTCGGTTCTCGCGGCGATGGAGGGGCGCGAGCCCCTGCGTGACCGGGCCGCCCTGCTCGAATCGGTCTTTCCCTACGAGAGCTACCACTGGGCGCCCCTGGCGGGGCTTGCGCTCGGGACCGAGAAGTACATCGAGGCGCCCGTGCCGGAGTACTACGACCTGGCGCGCGACCCCGGGGAGACGCGCAACCGGTGGAGCGAGGAGCCGGAGAAGCAGGCGCGGCTGGTCAGGCGCTACAGGGAGGAGAGAGAGAAATACCTTCCCGAGGGCGGCGAGCCCGAGTTCTCGCGCCGCGAGATGAGCAGCGAGGAAATGGAGGTTCTCAAAAGTCTCGGCTACGTCTTCGGCGAGGGCGGCGGCGAGGGCGGCGAGCTCCGGGACCCGAAGGACGCCATCGAGATCCTGGAGCGCCTCAAAATTCTCGAGAACATGATCGCGAACAAGGATCACCCCCTCGCGCAGAAGGATCTCGAAGAGATCGTGCAGCTCGACCCCGGCAACTACCAGGCACTCTACCTTCTGGGGCAGGTGTACGAGAAGCAGAAGCGCTGGGACGAGGCGGTCGCGCTCTTTCGGAAAGCCTACAGCATCAAACCGACCAAGGGCCTCGCGCGGGTCGGAATCGGACGCTACTACCTGAACCGGGGCGACCTGAAGAGGGCCAAGGAGGAATTCCTCGCGGCCGCGCAGGATATGCACTGCCCGGACGCCCACCTGGACCTGGCGTTCGTGTATTTGAGGGAAGGGGACATGGACGGCGCCATCGCGACCCTCAAGAGGGCCAAGGAGCTTTTTCCCTACAACGAGAAGATGTACAACAACCTGGGGCTGATCTACGTGAAGAAGGGCCTCCGGGACCTCGCGCGCGAGCAGTTCAAGCTGGCGATGTCGATCCGGGAGAACTACGAGCGCGCACGTACGAACCTGAAGCTACTCGACGGCGGCGTGAGCGAGGTGGCCGATCCGACGATGGAGTAATCTCGGAAAGAAGCCGCGCCGGGCACGGCCCGCTCAGAACAAATACTTAATCAGCTCGAGACTCTTGCTCCAGTACCACGCCTCGATCCGTCCGCCCGCGAAAAACTGAACGAGCGCGCCGAGGGAAAGGAACGTTCCGTACGGGAGCGCCGTCCGCCACGTGGCGCGACGGCGGACGGCGAGCCATGCGGCGTAGAGGAGTCCCGCGGCCGAGGCGAAAAAGAGCGTCCAGAGCGCTCCCTTCGGGCCGAGGAATGCCCCCACCAGGAGCATCATCTTCACGTCCCCGAGGCCCAGCCCCTCGCGCCGGCGCAGAAGATAGTAGGCGCCGTACATGACGAGCGTGAGCCCCGCGCCGAGGGCGGCGCCCAGAAGCGCTTGGAGAAAGGAGTGGTTCTCCGCCCACGCGGCGCCGGCGAGGCCGAACGCGGCGCCCGAAAGCGTTACGCTGTCTGGCAGGAGGAAGTGCCGCCAGTCGATGAAGGCCAGCGCGAGCAGGAGGCCCACGAAAGCCGCGCCGTAGAAAAACGACCACCCCAGGCCGTGCCGCAGGTAGAGCGCCGCGACGGCCGCCCCCATGGCGGCCTCCACGAAGGGGTACAGGGGCGAGATGCGCATGCGGCAGCGGCGGCATCGTCCGCGCAGCCAGAGATACGACAGCACGGGCACGTTGTCGTAGGGGGCGATGCGCGCCAGGCAGTACGGACAGCGGGAGGGAGGGCGAACCAGGGAGAGGCCATGGGGAATGCGGTGGATGCAGACGTTGACGAAACTTCCCCAGACCGCCCCGAACGCGAACGCTACGGCAGCGGCGAGCACGGCGGTGGAGGGGTCATGAAGCGATACTGGGATGAGCAAGATACGTCTCCCGTCCGCGGATCGTAGAGGTAGGGCTCGCCGTAAGGGTCGAGCAGCAGCGAGGGGAGAAAGCCCGCCCGTACGAGTGCCGCCAGGCTGTGCGGCCGTCTGCCCCGTAGCGCCCGGTATTCCTCCCGCGCCTTCTCCAGGCGAAGCTTATCTATCTTGACGCGGATCTCGAAAATGTGGCGTCCGGCGATGTTCCGGATCCAGCGGTCGTCGCTTTCGAGGCAAACCTGCTCCCACACCCGGACCGCCTCCTCGTAGCGGCCGGCCTTGGCGAGCATGGACGCGTGGAGGCGCTTCACGGCGGGACTCGAGCCCTGAACGGCCATGGCACGCCCGAAATAGTACGCGGCCTCCTCGTAGCGCGCCTCCTCGTAGCGCAGGAACGCTGCCTCAAACAGAAACATCCATTCCTTCGGGTTGTGCGCGATGCCCTTTTCCAGAAGCCGGACCGCCATGTCGCGGTCCTCGGCGTCGAGGCTCATTACGAGCGACCCCATGTAGTAAGCGTCGGTGAACGTCGAGTCAAGGTCGGTGATGACGTCGTAGATGTGCCATAGGTAGTCGAACCGCTTCATCCACCGCCCCGTGTAGTCGCCGTAGTACTGAATCGACCAGAGGTAGAGAACGTCGGCGAGAAGCATCGTGTGTCCGAGAGAGGTGATTTCCAAATACTCGCTCGAGGGAAGGTAGAGGAAGTGCACCTCCGCGCGGGGGCCGACGCCCTCGCGCTCAATGTGGTGCGTGAGGCCGAGCGCCAGCGCCAGGAAACACACGATGCCCGCCGCGCGCCAGATCATGAGACAATCTTTATCGGGCTTTCCGGTGCCATGTGCGATGAGTTCCGAATTCGTTCGGAAAGTGCAGAAGGTGCGGGGCATCCAACGCGGCGCTTTGCACCTTCCGCACGGTTCATGTCATGTCCTTCCGCTCGAAGATGACGCTCGCCGCAAGGAGCAGAAAGAGCGCGTACAGGACGCCGTAGAGGGCCGGAAGCACCACCCCGTACCGAATATCCACCGGGACGCCGTGCACGAGCTCCGCACGGACGTTGAAGCGCTCCAGGTTCGGAAGCACGAGATAAACCGCGTACCAGAACGATTGCAAGCCCTCGTCCACGGCACGGTTGGCGAGCATCCGGAACGTCCACGAGAGGTGCCCGATGATGTAGAAGGCGAGCGTGTAGAACGCGGCGAGGATGGGCGTGGTGAAGGTGGAGAACACGACTGAAAACGCGAGTATCACGAGTGCCTCGAAGAACGCTAGGAAGGCGCTTTCCATGAGAATCCACTTCCACTCGCCCGAGAAGGCGTAGAGCACCGCGAGAAGCTCCAATCCCAGGAAAACCACGACGACCAGGATGGTCACGGCGAGGCCGAGCGCTTTTCCGAAAAGGAAATAGGCACGGGCGATGGGCTTGGCGAGGACGACATGGATCGTGCGGCGCTCCATCTCGCGTGAAACCAGCCCGATGCCCAGAAAAAGCCCGATCATGGCGGCCGAGAGCGAGATTCCGGAAAGACCGACGTCGGCCATGATTTTCAGCTTGTCGCCGACCGTGAGTTCCCCCAGGACGCGCGCCGAGGCGATGAGTCCCGCCGCAAACAGAAACAAAAGATAGAGGATCCGGTGGCGGACCGCCTCGCGAAACGTGTTCAGGGCGATAGCGTAGATCTTCATGTCGCCGGCCCGTCTCCATCCTCCGCGGAGGCCTCGCTTCGGAGGGCTGGCGCCCCGGCGTCCTCCCGGGCCGGACGCTCAAACAGCTTAACGAGGAGTGCTTCGAGCGAAGGCTTCTGGGGAACGACGCTTTCCACGGTTCCGCCGTTTAGGGCCACGAGCGCGAGCAGTTTGTCTTTCTCCTTCGCGTCGCGGGCGTGCACCATGTGCGCCCCGTCCTTCTCGAGCGCCACGGTGAAATCCTTGAGCGCTTCGCGCTTGATGCCGCGGCAGACGATCTCGTACCGTTGCTCCGGAACCTGCTGCGCCAGGTCTCGCATGGCGACGCACTCCACGCGGCCGTCGCGCAAGATCCCCACGCGGTCGCAGAGCATCTCGGCGTCGGCCAAGATGTGGCTGCTGAAGAAGACGGTCTTGCCGCGGTCCCGGAGCTCCACGAGGAGGTCGCGCACGTCCTTTCGCCCGAAAGGGTCGAGGCCCGCGAGCGGCTCGTCCAGGAGGAGCAGGTCGGGGTCGGCGATGAGCGCCTGCGCGAGGCCGACGCGCTGGAGCATGCCGCGCGAATACTTGCGCAGCGCGAGGGACGCGGCGTCCGCGAGGCCGATGCGCTCCAGCAGCTCGCCGCTCCGCGCGCGGCGCTCCGGGGCGGAAAGGCCCGCGAGCGCGCCGTAGAATTTCAAAAATTCCAGCCCCGTTAGGTAATCGTAGAAGTACGGGTTCTCCGGAAGGAATCCGATCCGGCGCCGCGCGGACGGTCTCGTGTGCGGCACGCCGAACAGCTCGATGCGCCCCCGGTCGAGGCGAAGGAGGTTCAGGGCGGTCTTTATCGTCGTGGTTTTTCCGGAGCCGTTCGGCCCCAGGAATCCGAAAATTTCCCCTTCATGAACGTCGAAGGACACCCCCTTGAGCACCGGGCGCTTGCGGGGCAGGAACCCTCGCCCGAGCGCCTTGTGCACGTCTTCGAGCCGAAGCGCGATTTCCATACCCAACTATGTTAGGCGCGTCCTCGAGAGGGTGTCAAGGCGTGGGAGGAGCCTCTGCGCTCCCCGCGGAAGACGCTGTATAATAACCACGTATGTCTTTAGTGCCTGAAGCCACCTGCTGTGGCGTCCTTTTGGGAGGCCCGTGAGTCGCTTCCACGCGGACGTTCTGGTGCTGGGCGGAGGCCTGACGGGTCTCGCCACGGCCTACTTTCTTCGGGGCCGCAGGGAGTGCGTCGTCTGCGAACGTGAGTCCGCGCCCGGCGGGCTCGCCCGCTCCGTCCGGTGCGGGAAGTTCACGTTCGATCTGACGGGCCACCTTCTTCACATGCGGCGCCCGGAGAACCGCGCGCTGGTCAAACGCCTTCTGCGCGGCAACTGGGTCCATGTGGAGCGGCGCTCGAGCGTCTTCTCGCACGGCGCGCTCACGCCGTACCCGTTTCAGGCCAACCTGCACGGGCTTCCGCCCGAGGTCGTGCGGGAGTGCCTTCTCTCGTTCGTCGGGGCCCGGCAGGCGAAGCGAAGCCCCGAGGCACCCAAGAAGAAATCGTTCAAGGCATGGGCGAGGGAAACCTTCGGCGATGGCATCGCGCGGCACTTCATGATTCCCTACAACGAAAAGCTCTGGCGCACGGACCTCGACGCGCTCACGGCCGACTGGGTTTCGTGGAGCGTTCCGCGGCCGTCGCTCGAGGACGTGGTGCGCGGGGCGCTCGGGATCGGTAAAAAGCAGTTCGGCTACAACCCGACGTTTCTCTACCCCCGGGAGGGCGGCGTCGGCGCCTTCAGCACGGCGCTGGCCCGCCGGGTCGACGGGCTGCGCCTGGGCGCCTGCGTGCGCGCGATCGACCTTCGACGGAGGAAGGTGCGGTTTGCAAACGGTGATACAGCCACGTATAATTGCTTGGTGAGCACCATGCCCCTGCCGCGGCTCGTGGGCAGGGCGTGCGGCGTGCCCCAGGCGCTTCAGCGGCTCGGGGGAAAATTGCGGTTCGTCAACGTGCTCAACTTTAATCTCGGGTTGCGCGGAAAGAAGCGCTGCGAGAGCCATTGGGTGTATTTTCCTGAAAAGGAATTCGTGTTTTATCGGGTAGGCTTTCCCTCGAACTTCGCCCCCGCGCTCGCCCCCCGGGGACACTCGACCGCGTACGTCGAGGTGTCGTACCGTTCCGGCGAGCGCCCTCGCGTTCGGGACCTTTACCGGCGCGTGGTCGAAGGGCTAAAGCGGTGGGGCGCGGTGAAGCGGGAAGGCGACATCGCCATGGTGGACGCGCGGCGCATCGAGCCCGCGTACGTGCTCTTCGACGGCGCGCGCCGGGAGGCGGTCGAGCGCCTGCGCGCTTTTTTCGACAAGCACGGCGTGGCCTCGCTCGGGCGCTACGGGC
The DNA window shown above is from Acidobacteriota bacterium and carries:
- a CDS encoding FAD-dependent oxidoreductase; protein product: MSRFHADVLVLGGGLTGLATAYFLRGRRECVVCERESAPGGLARSVRCGKFTFDLTGHLLHMRRPENRALVKRLLRGNWVHVERRSSVFSHGALTPYPFQANLHGLPPEVVRECLLSFVGARQAKRSPEAPKKKSFKAWARETFGDGIARHFMIPYNEKLWRTDLDALTADWVSWSVPRPSLEDVVRGALGIGKKQFGYNPTFLYPREGGVGAFSTALARRVDGLRLGACVRAIDLRRRKVRFANGDTATYNCLVSTMPLPRLVGRACGVPQALQRLGGKLRFVNVLNFNLGLRGKKRCESHWVYFPEKEFVFYRVGFPSNFAPALAPRGHSTAYVEVSYRSGERPRVRDLYRRVVEGLKRWGAVKREGDIAMVDARRIEPAYVLFDGARREAVERLRAFFDKHGVASLGRYGQWDYLSMEDSLNAGRAAAERLAK